Proteins found in one Gammaproteobacteria bacterium genomic segment:
- a CDS encoding aminotransferase class I/II-fold pyridoxal phosphate-dependent enzyme: protein MEVMKAAAERGRIVGDVLHLEVGQPSTPAPAGVRRAAAEALQTDRLGYTEATGIPELRDRIATHYEEAYGVEVPVERVAVTVGASGGFVLATLAAFDAGDRVAITEPGYAAYRNILEALDITVAPIPVGPGTRFNPTPRLLDAAGPLDGLVVASPANPTGTILTTREMQTLASYTQERGIRMLSDEIYHGITYGPVAPTAAAYAESAVVVQSFSKYYSMTGWRLGWLILPDDLVRPVERLAQNLFISAPALSQVAAIAAFDSTAELDANVDRYAANRRILIEGLAAAGITKLAPADGAFYVYADVSHLTDDSQELCRTWLEKTGVAVTPGIDFDPAKGNRYVRFSYAESTGDITEAVRRLTTLLS from the coding sequence ATGGAGGTGATGAAAGCCGCCGCAGAACGAGGACGGATAGTGGGTGATGTGCTCCATCTCGAAGTCGGTCAGCCATCGACGCCCGCACCGGCGGGGGTACGCCGAGCGGCCGCAGAGGCGCTACAGACCGATCGGCTTGGCTACACGGAGGCCACCGGCATCCCGGAGCTTCGCGACCGGATCGCAACCCACTACGAGGAGGCGTACGGCGTCGAGGTGCCGGTCGAACGTGTAGCGGTGACGGTCGGAGCATCAGGAGGGTTCGTGCTCGCAACGCTCGCCGCGTTCGACGCCGGCGATCGGGTGGCGATCACCGAACCCGGATATGCGGCGTACCGCAACATCCTCGAAGCGTTGGACATCACGGTCGCGCCGATCCCGGTCGGTCCCGGTACCAGGTTCAATCCGACGCCGAGACTGCTGGACGCCGCAGGACCGCTCGACGGTCTCGTGGTCGCCAGCCCCGCAAACCCGACCGGAACGATTCTCACGACCAGAGAGATGCAGACCCTCGCCTCCTATACACAGGAACGCGGCATCCGCATGCTGTCGGACGAGATCTACCACGGAATCACCTACGGGCCGGTGGCGCCGACGGCTGCGGCATACGCCGAATCGGCTGTCGTCGTGCAGAGCTTCTCCAAGTACTACTCGATGACCGGATGGCGCCTCGGATGGTTGATCCTGCCGGATGACCTCGTCCGTCCCGTGGAACGACTCGCCCAGAACCTGTTCATCTCTGCGCCGGCACTTTCGCAGGTCGCCGCGATCGCCGCGTTCGACTCCACGGCCGAGCTCGACGCCAACGTCGATCGCTACGCGGCCAACCGCCGGATCCTCATCGAAGGCCTCGCCGCTGCCGGAATCACGAAGCTCGCTCCCGCCGATGGCGCCTTCTACGTCTACGCCGACGTCTCACACCTCACCGACGACAGCCAGGAGCTCTGCCGCACATGGCTGGAGAAGACCGGCGTGGCGGTCACGCCGGGAATCGACTTCGACCCGGCCAAAGGAAATCGGTACGTGCGGTTCTCCTACGCCGAGTCGACCGGAGACATCACCGAAGCCGTGCGGCGCCTCACCACCCTGCTCTCGTGA